The nucleotide window GACTTTGTCTATAGATTGACAAATTTTTATTATTTCTCACAGAGACACGGAGTCACAGAGGGCAAATGACTCGGGTTCTCTGTGACTTTGTGCCTCTGTGAGAGTATTTTTATCTTTTCTGAAAATGTAGTCGAATGTTTACGTTTGTAATAGCAAAACATCCTGTAATCATTAAACTAATAGCTAACCGCTAAAGGCTAATCGCTCAGTTTAGGTTAAATTGAGCGGTTGGCTTTTAAGGGATGACCTTTATAAACTCAAGATATCCGGACCGTTATCCGTAATTGCAATAGTATGTTCAAAATGGGCTGACAACTTCCGATCTCTGGTTACCGCAGTCCAACCATCAGCCAGAACCTGCACTTCATAGGTTCCCATATTCACCATTGGCTCTATCGCGATAACCATACCGGCTTTCAACCGCATACCGGTCCCGGCTACGCCATAATTGGGCACCTGTGGTTCCTCATGAAGCTGGGCACCAATGCCATGGCCAACGAAGTCACGAACAACCGCGTATCCGCGTGACTCCACAAATCGCTGAATTTTATTTGAGAGCGTAAACAAATGCTCATCGGGCCAGGCAGTCCGAATCCCTTCTTCAAGTGATTCTCTGGTAACCTGCATCAGGCGTTTGGTCTCAGAGCT belongs to Pseudomonadota bacterium and includes:
- the map gene encoding type I methionyl aminopeptidase, whose product is MITLRSKREVEKIRAANQIVAEVLKHLQEVVKPGISTFELDQIAEKLIKKRGGVPAFKGYAGFPASLCASVNEVIVHGIPGKDIILVEGDIISLDVGAKLDGYFGDAALTVPVGKVSSETKRLMQVTRESLEEGIRTAWPDEHLFTLSNKIQRFVESRGYAVVRDFVGHGIGAQLHEEPQVPNYGVAGTGMRLKAGMVIAIEPMVNMGTYEVQVLADGWTAVTRDRKLSAHFEHTIAITDNGPDILSL